ttttaaaaaaaataaataaaaaaaataagtagttatatctctacattgttattttctcctctttttcacgattttctaatttgtggagaatgatgacaacatacaaaatctttttgaattctcaatgctccttatttattattatttttgttattattttcaaaagTGTGGCAtggggggacatagggaattccaagacttcttggattccacaaatgttccccatgtgcttttcccaagatgaagcgtgggggacatagggaattccaagacttcttggattccacaaatggtcccccatgtgcttttcccaaaaatgaagcatgggggacataggggattccaagacttcttggattccacaaatgttctccatgtgcttttcccaaaaatgaagtgtgggggacatatggaataccaaagcttcttgaattccacaaatgttctcatgtgcttaattaacataatatcatgcttatctaaaaaaccgtgcaactttcttatttaacgtgatcagcatgataaggagtgccATTTGtcatcaactatcattggtccgccaaatgacccttttacccttgaataaatacaacatgtagcacataggatgccttaagatggtctattattttcaggttgcttgtcctagacggacccaacccctgtgttgagtcccctaagtcaaatgcacatgatgcaaataaacgttcctactagggatccggcatgtggctttgttatactaagttcataacctgggtatttgttctagacctggcttacccgagcggacaactcgagccgaggatgggagctgtgtaccggtaaccaaaaggccatccggttttgcaactcctccgaatcctcgttctattttggtatatgacactaacagaaagaagtcacgaccagcgtgcactcctcaagagatagaagagaggggtttcggcacagtttatatatacagtccaagtaatatcaaagcggtaagaccaacattttgcacatttaggctaaaacatgtaataaaatcagataataaatcaagccaaataataacaattattctaagctcgaattcttaaccctgaaccagtggttctggcccctctaatccccagcagagtcgccagagctgtcacacctcttttttccgtacccgcgaggggtgaagcgagttttttccaattaaaggacaatcgaaacgggatttgtttatttatttcagagtcgccacttgggagatttagggtgtcccaagtcaccaattttaatcccgaatcgaggaaaataatgactccatattacagtctgcgtaccagaaatccggataaggaattctgttaacccgggagaaggtgttaggcattcccgagttccgtggttctagcacggtcgctcaactgttatattcggcttgattatctgattttatacaaatatgaacttatgtgcaaattttatcttttaaccgcttttatcatttactgttatttttatcaagaattgcaacatcgtggaaaacacacctcgaaccacgttacaatcaatgtacccgtggttagagctacgtttcaactctgttgagattgggatttgggtcacataaatgtgcacccgagtttaggaagataacattattaaatacgcgcctaaagcaactagcgtattgttattttgggaaaggccgtgaaattcgctaaacggcttgtcccgaattctaagtattttaatatatacatttagagggccccgcagcttgtgcattttttgtttgtcgaggctcgtctcattcattatttttaaaaggaatttgcaacgtcatggaaatgcatctcagaccacgccacaatcaatataCCCCGTGATTAGAGatacatttcgattccgttgagatttggatttgggtcacataaatgtgcacccgagtttaaggagataacattattaaatacgcgcctaaagcgactagcgtatcattattttgggtagggccgtgaaatttgctaaatggcccgtcccggaatctaagtatttaatacatatatttttgtgagggctccgcaatctgtacatttttatttggcgaagctcgtctcgttttttttatttttatttttaaaaggatgccatttttatgcctttaacaatactaaaccttacagcctctttacaactaaaatctcataacttgttagaaattcaataaaaggagtttagcgaatgagtgtttcgggagtagtaacagcatgtactaatactaattttgtctaAATGCACTAAGTAAAGGAAGGGACGAACCAATTAACGTCAAACTGTGTCATAGAACACGTAATATAActtaatcaaatgacatcaaataaacaagaatatcataacataaaaatgaaccaaaatgcatacagtgaaacataggcagaaaattaccataccaatttctatattgcatctttgaACATTCAACGTAacgtttccttatctaatacttgaggtttactaacctgaacaaacagaaaCGGATAAAGCCACGGACTAGCCCTCAACATCGACCTCAACGGATAACCTCGAACGGGAACCCATGGAAACAGTCATcaaagctcaaacgggatagctcGCGTCATAAGCTCGAACGCGAACGGACGAAGAATGGGTCATGGATGCTACTGGTTTTTTCGTGAGGTCCTTTGAACGCGAGGGGGCTGAACGGAAGCTAACTGTGTGCTGGACGTGGAGATGGGGAAGGATATCACGTTTCTgttggtgaagaagaagaaatgcAGCAACAGCTGGGCTTGGGAAGGAGAAGAAACGCAGCCACAGCTGCTCAACAACGCAGCAACGCAGCAACAGCTGTTGCCCGAACGATGAAGCAACAGTAGGGTCGACGGGGCTGAACGACGAAGAAGGTGAGGATGATGGTTATGGCGTCTGGACgtggggtcgacgggcagtgacGACGAGCAGGAGCTGGACGAGATAGAGGGAGCTGGTAGCGGCAGCTATGGTGGATTCACAGAGGAAGAAGGCGATGGTCGTTCGGACGTGAGGGAGTGTCGCGACTGGAGAAGAATGAAGCTGCAATGGTGGACTGCTTGTGGTCGTTTGGACGCGAGGGAGTGGGGTGCGACTGGTTTTTGAGTTACGACGGGGAGGTGACGGGGAGGTTTTGGAGGGGTGACGATGGTTTAGGGTTTGGTTGGTTTGAAGGAGAAGAACGTgatgcagcagcagcagcaacagctgctgctcgacgggggtCCGGGGGTCCGGTGGTTCAGGCGTTGGGGGGAAGCTGGTCGGAGATGGTGGTCGTGAGGCTGGTGGGTTTTGGGGTAGGgtccgtttgggtttttctttgttctttcaAAGAAGGAAGAAGATCCACAGTGCTCAAATTTTCCCCCTCAAAATCTGTCCAACCCCCCTTCAAATCTCCTTGTCCGTGTATTTTGTACCccttttgccaagaaaaatggaccccacgcatgtaggggtccaagatttgtgtcccccatgcgcggtggggttccccgtgtgtcgtgttccgtccgtgttccccacgcgtgtcccccatgtgtggtggactcggattattatgggctaggcccgaaaattaggcctaaaaacgggtagtttgaacccgaatattattttTTTGCCCGGACCTGAGATTAataacacgacgttgctcaactaatcctatgtaagtaaaataactaccaaaataagactaatatttaaaacaaagctatatcttttttaatatttttcaagattaaaatagctacaaaatattaataaaactatttttttttaattttcatttttatataaagataaaaatataaagtaatattttttgtattttttcaaaaattaaaatgactacaaaacattaatagaactatatttttttggtaattttcgaaattatataaggtacaaAATTAAGGTAcagtttttttgtattttttcaagtttatgagaaatacataaactaaaattcatatatatatttttttgtaatttttcttttgcgacgaaataaagtaaaatagttaaaatagctatattagatcCAATTTcaaatattcacgctaaaaatatgaaaattctcggggagggtcaaaaatcacgtgtctaCAGCAGAAACAGCAGATCAAGaggtattacaatcgaagagccaatcttcgacACTTTAAAACCTGGGACTTAGTTCTGAGAAAGGTCACCATtaatactcgagacccaaatgaAGGAAAACTTGGCCCAAACTGGGAAGGACCGTATCAGGTCCTCGATATATTCGgaaaaggatcctacaaacttgACACGATGGACGGTGAGCAATTACAATACAATTGGAACGTATCACTCCTCAAAcaatattactgctaaggtacgaccttctccattttcatttatattttatacTAACTAATTGCAGGTGTTTGACCAAAGATATTGAAGGATCGTTCATCACAAAGTCCTTAGGTCTTAAAgcacgcgttgtactcttttttccttagaccGATTTTTATCCCAAATAAGTTTTCCCCGCGAGGTTTTTAATaaggcaaccattgttcatgctAACTTAGAGCAACTCAAGAGTATCCGAGGTTTCTTtgtaatcaacctcgaatactgggggtaTCACCCTCGGTTGTTAACTTTGTTACAAGGAAGGTACTTCGTGTCAACAGGGTCTCGATAGGTAAAACTTTGTAAGGGTCAAACCACCACGGTTCGGAGACGTCCGAATTTCGTAATAAAACAGGCTTTCTAATATCTTCACGAAAACCGATTAAaagggctaccctcggcaaaattaTAAAGGGTTTCGATAACATCAACCCTCGAAAACCCTAGGGGTACCATATTGTTCGAACTCTCGAAGAACCTTATTTCATACTAAGGAATAACAAATCTTTATATGATCAACCTTTTTAAGCCGAAAAGGGAAAAGAGCCATTCTTTTGAGGCCATATCGGCCTATTTCAAGAGCCTAAGGGCTGTTCCATTTTTTGAGTTCGAGAAGTCATCCTCACTCAACTAAAACCTAAGGCTCAtcctacttcgagttcgagcaagtactcgCTCGATTATAAAGACTACACTAGTCCGACTTCGATCAAATTTCCCAAACCTCATACTTAAGAAAGTTTTCAAGACATGGACAAAATAGAATTTGCACGAAGCAGAAATTGAAATAAAGACAAGTCAGAGAGAAAAGAGATCTTTTTTATATGTATGAAAATATTTACAAGGACCGATCAGTATCctacacaaaaattcaaaaaagaaaaagcctAAGTGCCTAATTTTCCTCGGGAGTTGCATCCTCGTCATCGGGATCTCCTCCACTCTCGAATCCGCTTACGCTcccagaatcatcatcatcagaagaGAGCAATGCTTTGGCTTCCGTCTCAAGCTCTTTCGCATTCTCGATCTCGACATCAATGTTAAATCCACAAGCATGAATCTCCTCAAGAGTCTGTCTTTGAGACTTGCATTTGGCATGTTCGGCAACCCAGTATGATCGAGCGTGAGCAGCATCGTCATTTTCTCGATCTTGAGCAGCCTCGGCATCAGATTGGTAGACAGCTACGATCGCCTCAGCATCGGCCTTAACCGTCTCAGCCTTAGATTTCGCCGCTGCAATCTCCGTGTCCAATCAAGCCTGtagctcctcaattttcttggcttgtTCCAAGATCTTCtctttcatgcattggagttggcTTTCGGTTAAGGATAACCGAGCTCGAGCTACCTCTTTCTCCGAGGCAAGGCGATCCATCTTTCGCTTTCACATTAAAGTCTCTACCTTCACCTTATCTACCTCTCCTCGAAGTTGCACGATCGTTTCATGCAGTCGTTGGACCTGTAAGATCGAATCATTAGCCATTACTCTGAAATCAAGGCCATAAGCATCTAAGACTTTATTTACCTGCTCGATCAGTTCACTTTGTTCTTTCTGGGCCACGACCAACTCAGCTCGGAGatatttgatttctttttcttttttgctcATCAAGAAGCTTGAGAGAATTTTTCTCCTCGGTAAGCCCTCAAATTTCAGCTTCATATCGGCTCAATTCTCTTCGAGACTTGAAGAAAGCATCATGATAAAGTACCGAGGCCTAACAGAAATAGAAGGGAAAGAATTAGGCAAAGGAGACAAAAATACAAGTATGAAAACCGACGTCAACACAAAAAGTTATGGCTTACCCGATTCAAAGCTTGTTGGGCCTCATTAAAGAGGCATGATGCTCCTACCTCGTCCATCAGGGCTTGATCCTCCTCGGTGACCAGACCTTGAAGGTAACTGGCCACCCCTACGGGGGCGGCAAAAACTTGTGTATCCTCCGGGACCGTAATAATGATGGTCTGCTTGCACTCGGGATCAACACTGGGGGCTAGGAACTGGCTGGTCAATCTGAAACTCGAGGAAGATTTGCCCAAACTCCTCCTTGGTACGTCCAAGTCATTCAATCAAGTGACATCATTGACCCCGGTAAAACAACTTTGGAAAGGTCCTCCCCTCCGAGAGCACCTCTCTACCTGAAGAGCCTTCATAACCTGATCCTTCCGAGAATGAAAGAAGCGGTAAGGAGTCTCCAATTTCTATTTTCCCAAGTGAATCACTTGGGGCATTTTCTTCATTTCGAAGGGCCTCAGAGTCGGCCCCTTCGGACATACCCGCCAACTGCTCATCTCGGCAGGAGGCATCTTTAGTCTCCAAGACCCCCTCAGTTCGATGCTGAATTTTTCCAACCCTCACAGATTCAGAGGCCTTTGGGGCCTCAGTGTTCCTCTTCACTCGGGCTACCAGCTCAGAGCCGTCAtcctcattttcttcttcttct
This genomic stretch from Nicotiana sylvestris chromosome 9, ASM39365v2, whole genome shotgun sequence harbors:
- the LOC138877789 gene encoding uncharacterized protein → MGEILFGSGARDQSTGLRENAVMRPPSGEKEVSPPTPKSVKDKKRKRVLTSEDPKPKKSKVRKPKKETTVLPAEVVQRLREEEEEENEDDGSELVARVKRNTEAPKASESVRVGKIQHRTEGVLETKDASCRDEQLAGMSEGADSEALRNEENAPSDSLGKIEIGDSLPLLSFSEGSGYEGSSAAKSKAETVKADAEAIVAVYQSDAEAAQDRENDDAAHARSYWVAEHAKCKSQRQTLEEIHACGFNIDVEIENAKELETEAKALLSSDDDDSGSVSGFESGGDPDDEDATPEEN